The proteins below come from a single Triticum aestivum cultivar Chinese Spring chromosome 5D, IWGSC CS RefSeq v2.1, whole genome shotgun sequence genomic window:
- the LOC123122711 gene encoding uncharacterized protein translates to MAAGSAPLLLALALAFAASLAAAGDTNRVYDPCTDTKIQRGDGFTFGLAFAANGAFYSGSTQLSPCDRRLTQLSQLSLFRPKVDEISLLTVNTTTGFSPASAGGYMVAFAGRKYAARSQPVFVSNSSVTVSSFTLVLEFNKGKLQNLHWKKDGCGACTGKPNFICLGKQTCAIRTNICKSNNQGSMDCSIGIQLAFSGTDKHESVLNSWYEVSNLQQYSLYGLYSNVKGSLSGQFNKFF, encoded by the exons atggccgccggctcCGCGCCGCTGCTGCTCGCCCTGGCGCTCGCCTTCGCCGCCTCCCTGGCCGCCGCGGGGGACACCAACCGCGTCTACGACCCGTGCACCGACACCAAGATCCAGCGCGGGGACGGATTCACCTTCGGCCTCGCCTTCGCCGCCAACGGCGCCTTCTACTCCGGCTCCACCCAGCTCTCCCCCTGCGACCGCCGCCTCACCCAGCTCTCGCAGCTCTCCCTCTTCCGCCCCAAGGTCGACGAGATCTCCCTCCTCACCGTCAACACCACCACCGGCTTCAGCCCC GCCTCAGCTGGTGGGTACATGGTAGCATTTGCTGGTAGGAAGTATGCAGCCAGATCTCAACCAGTCTTTGTCTCCAATTCCTCAGTTACAGTGTCCAGCTTCACCCTG GTTCTTGAATTCAACAAAGGCAAGCTTCAGAACCTGCACTGGAAGAAGGACGGGTGTGGTGCCTGCACAGGGAAGCCAAACTTCATCTGCCTCGGCAAGCAAACCTGCGCCATCAGAACAAACATCTGCAAGAGCAATAACCAGGGATCCATGGACTGCAGCATCGGCATCCAGCTGGCCTTCTCGGGCACAGACAAGCACGAGTCGGTCCTCAACTCGTGGTACGAGGTGTCGAACCTGCAGCAGTACTCGCTCTACGGGCTGTACTCGAACGTGAAGGGGTCCCTGAGCGGCCAGTTCAACAAGTTCTTCTAG
- the LOC123122710 gene encoding glycosyltransferase BC10 produces MTSPVTTHASPFLLALLLLLSIPVVFLLGPRLLPPKTLPAIPDADESDDLALFRRAILSSSSAKPATTSYFFHRRPRPKVAFLFLTNSDIVFSPLWEKYFHGHRQLFNLYVHADPYSVLELPPTPTFRGRFVPAKATQRASPTLVSAARRLLATALLDDPSNQFFALLSQSCIPLHPFPTMYKTLLSDNAGPHGHHRSFIEIMDNTSILHDRYYARGDNVMLPEVPYDQFRAGSQFFVLTRRHAIMVVRDMRLWKKFKLPCLVERNYSCYPEEHYFPTLLDMQDPAGCTKYSLTRVNWTDQVEGHPHTYHPGEVSANLIRELRKSNAKYSYMFARKFAPECLEPLMEIADSVILRD; encoded by the coding sequence ATGACGTCGCCGGTGACGACGCACGCCTCGCCCTTCCTGCTCGCCCTGCTCCTGCTCCTCTCCATCccggtcgtcttcctccttgggCCGCGCCTCCTCCCACCCAAGACGCTCCCCGCCATCCCGGACGCCGACGAGTCCGACGACCTCGCCCTCTTCCGCCGCGccatcctctcctcttcctccgccaagccggccaccacctCCTACTTCTTCCACCGCCGCCCTCGGCCCAAAGTCGCCTTCCTCTTCCTCACCAACTCCGACATCGTCTTCTCGCCGCTCTGGGAGAAGTACTTCCATGGCCACCGCCAGCTGTTCAACCTGTATGTCCATGCCGATCCCTACTCCGTCCTAGAGCTGCCGCCAACGCCCACCTTCCGCGGCCGCTTCGTGCCAGCCAAGGCCACGCAGCGAGCCTCCCCCACGCTCGTCTctgccgcccgccgcctcctcgccaccgCACTCCTGGACGACCCGTCCAACCAGTTCTTTGCGCTGCTGTCTCAGTCCTGCATCCCGCTGCATCCGTTCCCCACCATGTACAAGACACTCCTCTCCGACAATGCTGGCCCTCACGGCCACCACCGCAGCTTCATAGAGATAATGGACAACACCTCCATCCTTCATGATAGGTACTATGCCCGCGGTGATAATGTGATGTTGCCAGAGGTGCCGTATGACCAGTTTCGTGCTGGATCGCAGTTCTTTGTGCTGACCAGGAGGCATGCCATCATGGTTGTGAGGGACATGCGGCTCTGGAAGAAGTTTAAGTTGCCTTGTCTGGTCGAGCGCAATTACTCGTGCTATCCAGAGGAGCACTACTTCCCCACATTGCTGGATATGCAGGACCCTGCTGGATGCACCAAGTATAGCCTCACGAGGGTGAACTGGACAGATCAAGTCGAGGGCCACCCACACACGTATCATCCTGGGGAGGTGTCGGCAAACTTGATCAGGGAGTTGCGGAAGTCAAATGCGAAATACTCATACATGTTTGCACGGAAATTTGCCCCAGAGTGCCTCGAGCCGCTGATGGAGATTGCGGACTCAGTCATCCTACGTGACTAG
- the LOC123125497 gene encoding uncharacterized protein: MDVDLASCSGSEALFKFAVFVLVQALVYLILSQSSDVFSGARSLGSFRRPARSVSLRRMVTQLLTEMPAGGEPSSPAARQRDGGSDGAGVDVDLEMELMLIGCSFSS; encoded by the coding sequence ATGGATGTCGACTTGGCGAGCTGCAGCGGGAGCGAGGCGCTGTTCAAGTTCGCGGTGTTCGTCCTGGTGCAGGCGCTGGTGTACCTCATCCTGTCCCAGTCCTCCGACGTGTTCTCCGGCGCCAGGAGCCTCGGCAGCTTCCGTCGCCCGGCGAGGTCTGTCAGCCTCCGCCGCATGGTCACGCAGCTGCTCACGGAGATGCCGGCGGGCGgcgagccgtcgtctccggccgccaGGCAGCGGGACGGGGGATCCGACGGTGCCGGCGTGGACGTTGACCTGGAGATGGAGCTTATGTTGATTGGTTGCTCCTTTTCATCGTGA